From the Lactuca sativa cultivar Salinas chromosome 9, Lsat_Salinas_v11, whole genome shotgun sequence genome, the window TGTATTGGTTGTTCTTTTTTGAAATGTTGAAATTTTTGATTGATATTTTAAAAGCCAATTTCAAACCTTTCAGTGCATTTATCTCTCCGAGATAAAAAGCAGTACCAAAACCAAGCTAcaataataaaagtaaaaaaagtTTGGTTAAAGTAAATATATAAAGTCAatgtattaattaattttatttatggtGCACCACCTGCACTGCTTTTTTAAACAGTTCATTGGCTGATTTCTTCAAAAGATACTTTCCATCTCTTTCAAACATAGTTAAGGTAACAGTACCAGTATTGTCTTGCACACGTATCGGAATcataaatctataaaaaaaatccaaaataatatttatatatatgaaatataacATAGGTTTAACTGATTCAGGAGGAAATTAACAACCTCGGAATAACTGAAGTTTCAGTTTTTTTGCAGTCCTTATTATGACATTCATAACCATTAGTTGCTCCAATTAAACCATTTCCATCATGTTGATCGTCTGCACCAGGAGGCCGAAATGCTCTGTAGTTGCAATTTGTACATGCCAAATAATGCCATGGTTCATTTTGTAAAATTCCCTTTATAATGCCCATGATAATGAATGTATTTTTCtgcatattaattttattttaataaataaatatgcaTAACAAAAAAAAAGTAGAGTTATATTGATAATAAAGTATATATAAGCCGCACTTCCACAGGTTCAGGAACATCAGCAATAGTCTTCAACCGAAACTTAACCATGAAATCATCATGTTCAGAAACCTTATTAGACTTCATAAGTGTGATGGTATTCATGGATGAATCCGAGCGATCATCTCCATCCAAACTGTTAGATAAAATCAAATTAGCAAAAATTAGTCACATAAGATTTGGATGTAGAAATTAGAATGTAATAACATAAAATAAGTAATGTTACTCACAAGAAAGTTAATTATAGAAATTACAATGATAACATAAATTACCTTTTCTTAAAATCATTGATTTCATCAATGTCAATGTTAATGAACAACTTTGACACGGTAAAGTAGGTGTTAACTGTGGGGCGATCTATAAAAAAGATGTTATTCATTGTTAGTGTAATGATTATAGAATAATATTTAATAAGAAAATAATACAATATACCTCTCCAAATACTAAGCTTTGCAAATTGAATGATAACAATGATACGAAGATTGTGTGGGTTGTTATCAAGAAAGCCATGCATTTTGTAAGCAAAATCACCCCACAAATTGACACTCAGTTACAAACCACTAAAAActaaaagttttaaattaaatgaaatgattattatataatctaatatacaaaaataaaaataaattttaacaaACTTTGCATCTTGGATTTGGAGGTTAAGCCTGTGTTTTTTCATATAAGCATTGTCTCGCACCATCTCACCAAATGCAATGATTAATCCAATAACATCTATTAACAACAACAAATATCAATGAAATATTGTTATTAACATAAAGATAAAATATTATATTCAAACAAAAAAATTGCCCATAATTAATCTATATTAAAATGCAACTAACCGATAGCAGTGTTTTCAGGATGCGCCAATGAGATAATAGACTGGTAATCAACAAACTCAAAACCAAATGTAGTTCCAGAAAAGTCATGACACTCGGTAACAACAGTGTCATTAAGAAAACTAAGTTTATGTTCCTGTTGAGTTAACCTGAAAGCACCCTTCTTTTGTGATGCAAAGCTTGGACATTTTATGTAAAATGCCAAGCCATCTTTTAAAATGTTTTTGAATCGGTAGatgtatttttttaatacatttgcTTGTATCGTGGTACCTTAAAagaaatataatatataaaatttataattaaatcatattatattttaatgTGTAAATAATATATAATGTTAACTTGATAGATACCTGTTCATCTATCAAAATTAACTCAATAGAGAAGAGTTCATCATTGTTATAGAATGAAAAAAGGTTCCATAGGTTTATCACTCTGACTTTGATAGTTGAATCATCTTTGAGTACATCTAAATCTGCAATGAAAGTAACATCTGGATGTGCCATTGATCTGCAAATAATAAAGTATGTATAAAATGTTTAGTTAGAAGgtaaaataacaaataacatatataaatTGAATTAAACAACAACAATTTCCAATTTGAAGACAAAGACAGGAAGAACATAACAAAAAATGTATGAAAAAACGGAACTATTTGTGCAATTTGATATTAAAAGAAACGAATTACAGTTTGAATAGAAAGACAtgcaaaaaagaaaacaaagaatgTATGAAAAGATGGAAATGTGAAGTTACAAgttaaaataacaaataacatatataaaatgaaatgaaaaacAACAAATTCCAGTTTGAACACAAAGACAGAAAAAAAAGAGAATAAAAATTCCCTAAAAAATGAAACTATTTGTGCAGTTTGATTTGAAAATAATTGGCTGAAATAAAAAAACGAATTAAAGATTACATATTGTATTTTACATAAATAAATTtgcttttatttaaatttaaaaagaggTAGAGGAGTATGATCTGAAAATAATtgtcaagaaaaaaaataataacaactTTTTAAATAGTTACTGCATTTCCTGCAAACATAGCAAGAATGAAAATCAATTAATTGATGTAAACATAGAATTGAACATATTACGAGTTGTGAATGATTGAAACTACCGAAAAAAAGAGAACAAAGAAAGATCGAAACTACTGAAATAGATGTAGAGTTTgatgttaaaataaaaaaaatttaaaagattGTATTACTAACCTTTTGCAAATCGGTAGAGCAGAGCAGATAAGAAACTGAAAATTGGAGGACAAACCAGTAGAAGGTTATGTGCAATTCAATAGGTATATATAAATATGTAGAGACTAATGAAGCACATATTTTATTCCTGATTTTTATGGATTTGATTAGTGGGTAATTGATTTAAATTTGGAATTCGGTACAGATTTATGATTATGATCTACAAATAATTGGCagggaaaaaaaaaggaaattgtAGTCAACGATTTGCATTCATTTGATTCCTGAATTACAGGAGTTGATAATGTGAATTTAAAGGAGCTGATTTATCGAGATTTTGACCATAAAAATAGGATTGATATGAGTTTTTATTTGCAGGTATTTGAAAATATTTGAGCTGATTTTTAGGGGCTGTTTCTCGATTTTTTGCTGATGTTTAGGGGCAGTTTCTTGAATTTTTGGTGTAAAGAATGGGCGGGAATTTGATGCATAAGAGTTCCCTGGTGAAGACACATGTCAAACTGGAGGTGCAAAAGAGGGACACTTGGCATCCAAAGTActcttttattaagaatatatatatatatatatatatatatatatatatatatatatatatatatatatatatatatatatcttttatttGAAATATAATATtgtgtttttaattaattaaaaaacatgaaaattttaaataagtctaaaacataaaaaataaatttaatatatatgatacattaactccaaattaatttataatgTGATATTATATATAACATGCATTACAATTACAATTAGGATATTATTATATAGttaaataaactaaaaacaaataacgcaTAATTAGAAGACTTTAATACCAACTATGATGTAAATAAATAGTAAGTTTTAATATTAataaacattaaaataattaaaaatggtatTGTGTTTGAGAATTGTAACTTCAAGTATGGCTTAACATGAGGTTCGATATAGGGTTGAAAACGGGGAGGGTATATCcttatctctaaatattattaaaagagaaatcttatgacatcatctaaaacaatctgggtcgttgattgtgttttctttatagattttacacccttagatcaatttgcttacgtcaccTTGATTAAACAAGAAGTCAACCtgttatattaggaaattaaatgtaggaattgaatggaaatgatacttaaattctttccaaacttacaattacaaaattggttccttattaatgtaaaccttaaatttaggtTTTAGTTAGCGATATCATAATGGAGTTTTAAAAAAGATGTTTGATTTAAATTATCCGATACtaacacataataaattaataataagtcaataattataaattttgtcTATTCATtatcttttcaaatatatttaataGAATAATAAATTattgggataatgatttaaaagagtaatatattttctgatttgtacatatttagtcactgactttttttttcgtccacatttatcCCTTTAACTTATTaaattgtacacatttagtccttatgactggctactccaggttagccggtaaaaatgacttaacaGAGTAATATATTTtccactttgtacacatttagtccttaatatttttgtatatatttagtccttaatatatttttttttgttgcaaaataagtcatttttgtttttatactcATTCAACACTTATAAATgctttctttaggtttttctcacaacATCTTAAGTGAGATAGTCATATGGTGGCGAGAAAGGTTGAGATGGTCTTGCtatatgttgtaggccaagatacctggtgtGGATCGGTTGTAAGCTGTAGGTACGGAGGCTCGAGAATagtggttgggttaaggcggcATGCCGACAAACCCTGgatattccagtccgatgactgattggacctgtTGTGTGTTGGCATTCCAGTCAGATGACTGATTGGGCCAAGGTATTTCGATCTGATGAGTGTGGGTCCGTTATGCATGATAATAAGTTTGTTGTATCggatattttgggggaaactcactaaactttgagcttacccagttgtttatgttttcaagttCTATTGTTGATCGTGGGAAGACGAAGACATGACTTTACACACTCATCAATAGTATTGAGGATTTCGTgtttcttatattactctgattttcgattaattttggaataaacgtttttccttaataatggatttataattagagagttttgccttatttaaaaatgaaaatttttggttgtgaaaatgagacgttACACATAAACATCAAAAGCCGCACACACTTTATCAGTGATTgtcccacgtaagatgtcgtgatAAACAACCTAAAGAAATCCTTCATAAGTACTAAAcgagtaaaaaaacaaaaatgacttattttgaaacaaaaaaatattaaggactaaatgtgtacaaaaatattaaagactaaatgtgtataaaaatattaaggactaaatgtgtacaaaataagaaatatattaccctattaagtcattttcccgGCTAACCTAAAGTAACCGgttataaggactaaatgtgtacagtttaacaagttgaaggggtaaatgtggacgaaaaaaaccagtgattaaatgtgtacaaatcaaaaaatatattacccttttaagtcattatccttaAATTATTTTTAGTATTTCTGTTAATCCATCATATAATAGATTTCAACAATATACTTACATTGATATACTTGGCATCCTATGTCATATGATATGGAGACAAAATGATTGGATTTTATTTCAAGTGTTCAACCGGTTGAAATATATTCTCATGACTTAATAGAAATACCAATAAGGTTATGAACACTGGAAAAACGTTGTCACCTCTGCGTCACGTCAGCTTCAGTATCAACCTACTAGACATTGGAAATGGTTATCACTCCACaatattctttttttattttttttaacattatattaaataaaaaaaacataatttattacataaataatttttttgaaaacataaaaaaataaaaccacatttcattaattaaaaacatagaaattaaaaacctaaattactaaaataaacataaaacatacaaaataaaacattacattacttaaaaaacataaaaatttaaaacataaaacacATAGAGAAATACTACTCATCGTCGTTGTCGTCACCGATCTCATCCGTCTCGTTGTCACCGTCCTTATCTGCCTCGTTGTCACCGCCCTCATCCTCTTTGTCTTCATTGTCATTTTGCCCTTGGAATTGTCTTTCTCATATGTGCTCGGTCAAATCGTGAcgtagattgtgatgtgtttcacgGTTTTGTATTTCTAAAACCCTAGAGAAGTATATCGGGCTGCCAACCTGTATTACTGCAGGTGAATTAAGTATGTCGTTCCCAGTATATGAACAAATAGACATACCCTCTTCTTTTATTATCAAGTTATGTAAAATAACACAAGCAGTCAACACCATCGTCAGTTTTGCCCTATCCCATGTTCGTGTCGGATGTTTGATTATGTGTCACTTTTGTTTTAGGACTCCAAACACTCGTTCCACATCCTTCCTTGTAGATTCATGTGCTAACttaaacaattttcatttttcatcggTCGAAAATGAATATGACTTGACAATTGTAGCATACTCTGGATATATCTCATCACCTAGGTAATACCCATACTTTTATTCATTTCCATTCACAAAAAATGACATATTTGATGTTTTACCCTGCAAAATATTGTTAAATAACAGAGACGCTTGGAGCACATTCAGGTCATTGTTTGACCCTGCCATACCAAAGAATGCATGCCAAAACCACAGGTCATGTGAAACAACCGCCTCTAATATAACAGTGGGGACCCCATGATCACCTCGCGTGAATTGAATACGCTACGCATTGGGACAATTTGCCCACTCCCGATGTGTACAATCAATGCTACCAAGCATCCCTGGAAAACCGTGTTTAGCTTGATGCATTGCATACAACTGTTCGACATCACTTTTATTTGGATGTCGCAAGTATATGTCACGATAAAGCTCTATAACATACTCACAAAAAAGATATGTACAGTCTCGAACCAGTCCTCTCAAACATTTTCAAATACTAATCTGATGCGTCTGTGGCTATGCCACATCCCAATTATCTAAGATCGGCAGGACATTTTTGTATTGTAGTTAAACCACATTTACCTCTAGCATCCCATCTTAATTGAAAAAACTCATAATTACATTCCAAACCTTTAGCTATACGCAAGAATAAAtttctactaatacgaaaacgtTTTTTCAAATTTTGATAGATCATATAAACTATCAAGGACAAAATAATCACGTATCAAAAGTTCATTTGCCGCCTCTCGATCTTGGTTGATCCATTTTCTACGCTTCTTCTCGCCGTGTGAATTTTCGCCTCTTTCACGAACCACGTCTTGTGTCACAAACAATAGTATGTATAATACCAACTCGTCATCAGATTCATCATTGGATTAAGAAGAAATTAAACCGAAAAAATTATCCATTTTTTTTGTTGAAGCCTGTGTCTGTTTTGAAAGAGTTGTGctatttgttttgaaaaatatatgtaaaatgaAGGTATATATAGAgagaaattaaattaaaaaaaaaaaaaaaaaaaaaaaaaaaaaaacataatttttttcattaaatgcTTTCAAACGGTTGAAACCAACGTTCAAATTTAACCCTAGGGGCAGTGTTCACGTGTTGATTTCTTCCTACTCCGGATAGTCTAATAGTTTGCTCCTATTCAATACAATTAAAATATGAGTAACTAAAAGAGCAAACCAACAATTATTAGAAGCCATTTTAAACATTAACCCTTAAAAAGGCTTCTTAAACATAAATAAACCAAAGTTCAAAGTAACTCATGCTAATGTATTCACATGAAAAACTGCCATCAAAAATCAAAATAACACCTCATATGTAAACaacccacacacacacatgtctatatataaatatatctatatctatattatttatataaaccaGTCTTGTATCTTTTCCATGCAAAAGCTTCCTCCTTTCTTCACTTCTTAAACGCTTAAACCACCTCCTTTTGACAAATAGGACAGTTCTGCCACCAAAATTCAAAACAATCCATCAGAAACCAAAAAAGACATAAAGGGTATTTTTGTAAATTGACACAAATGAGAGccaagattttttatttttttttaccttCTTCATCTTCAACCACTCACTGATGCATTTGGTATGATATTGATGCAAACAAGGCAATTTGATCAATCGTTCACCAAAGTTGAATTCAGATTGACATATCACACAGCTAAAAAAAACAATCATGTTAAAACgattaaattaaaaaagaaagaTTATTAGAAATTGTTCTtacttttcttcttttttcttatTCTTTGAGAACAACTTGTATCCATACTTGGAAGTTGGCAATTGAGAAATGCGAGTTGCAGATATTCCTCTGTTTTCAACACCAATGGCTTCAGCCAAGTGTAGTAATTCCTACAAAGAACGGAATGGAATCAACCATTCCATTATGTTAATTTCCATTCCATCATGGAATAGCAAGATAATATATTTATACCTCATATTGCATGCTATCAGGATCAATGGAATCTTGCACTGAATTCAACCTTTCAGCATGTGCCTGATGATTGAACAATATCAGAGTGGATAAATTACAATTTTAACCTCAAACAAAAgaattaatattattaatatacccTTGAAGGAGTTGCTATAGGACTTTGTGTGCTTCCTGTATaaaatatgaaaactatgttaacaCATTTACATTTACTGATTTACAGATACATTTATTTTGGATTAAATGTCGTGAGTTGAAACAAACCACTTGCAGTGCCACTGTGTTCAGATATGATGATGTCATCAAATCCCTCTCCTAATTCCTGCAAAGATCGAGCTAAAGCTTCATCAATGGCTTCCTGTGTCATGACACCTTCATGCCTTGAAcattcaccttcttcttcttcttcatctccttcttcttcttcttcttgtaatAAATGACACAGATAGATGATGTCGTCATCAATGGCAGCCATTTTCTTGTTTTTGTCACGTTCTTGAAATGATTGATACATGCTTTCCTGTGTCATTGTCAATGTTATTCAATCTAAGAAGTAAGTTTATAGTTTATGATCTTGATTTTGATTtcgattttgattttgaatttgaaTTACCTGTTGCAAAAGAGCTTCTTCATAACTAAGACCATCGTCGTCTTGAAAAAATTCTATCAAATTTTCAGGGATTTCATCTGGAAATCTGGAATTCAAATAGTGATTATGAAGGTCCATGCTTCTGCTCATGGATCTGGTTATCTGTTAAAGAAAACACAAAGACGATTTAAAAAAAGGTTCCAATTTATAcgcaaaaaaacaaaattgatgagTGAGAAGAGAAaagtgatatgatatgatattatatgaTACAAGTAATTACCAGAAAATAGTTAAACTATGTGCATATGCTTTTTAGTGGACTTATTTGTAAGCGATTGTGATTGATGAATCAGAGTTGTATATATCTGTAGCAGATTACGACAATAAAGACTCAAAATTCCAAATCAGAAAAGTTTCTCATAAATTATCATAAAGTTGTATATTCCCCGTGGAAGAAATTCATTGCGTTACTTAATCATGGAGTGAAATCTGATTAATTTCTCtcaccaaagttcatatttatcTTTCGAAATCTGATGTTAATGAAGGAAATATGAAGATATGGTTAATGAATATTCGCATGCTTTCAGTAGGTCTTTATCACGAAGGAAGACATGTAGGACCTCGATTAAAGAACCCTCATTATGATTCAAAAATTAAACAGAAACCCAGAAAGATTAAGCGTGTAATCAGTTCTTTGTAAGTAGTAACATCGATTCCTTATTAAAATTGGACTGATTTGTGAGTTTGTCTTCAGAATAACTTTTGGGTTTGGAATTTAAACCCATTGTACTTAAAAGATCCAGTTCTTTAACACAATGAGACAAACAGTGATAAAACCTAAAAGACAACAGAGATGCATCTGAGAGATATAAAGTtgggaagtgggaacagatcacgaaGATACCTAAACCAGAACAGTCGTACGATTAGCACATTATTGTGTTTTTCGAGAATTTTAAATGAAACTGAGAGTCTGATAACCCATTAATTAGTGAAAATAATTGGGAATCTGATTACAGATTCTTGTAAGATTCAAGAAGCATGTGAAATTAGGCATTTTACCTTTGATAATGGAGTTGAAGATACAGAATAATAAGAAGCTAAGAACAGACGCTGCCTTTTGTAATGTTCACCGCCAAAGGTGAGCTTTTTGTAGGGGGGGTGTAAAAGAGTACTGTAATTGAGTGTTAGTAGTTTGGTGGAGAAAAGggggagtgtgtgtgtgtgtgttttgctatgaatgAACGATAAGCTCCATTATTATGTGTGCTCTGGCCTCTGCCTTTGGGTCCACCCTATCAAGAAAGGTCTGCCAAATTTACGGAAGGTGAAAAAGAAGTAAATTAGAATTTCAACGGAtgtaatatatttacacatatacCATTATTCAGGTTGACAACTCACAGCTGATAGTTTGATAGTCGGTTGCTAATAAAATTAGGGAGTTAATCCGTACATAacaattgatgttttaagaaACAATTTTAGTCGGGAGCTAGGGGAGGTAGaaaacaacaaaatcaaattataaattacaagATATGAAAGGTGAAATTGAATTACATCACCAATCTATCTGGCTAATAGATAATCTTTTCTTCTTCGGGTTGTTTATCCAACCTCATAGACTAGAGTTGAATGTTGAATGTGATCTAGGCTTGTGGATGTACACCTGAACCACCACAATACCTAAAACAAAGGAGAGTATTATGGCTTTAGCACTTCTTCCTTGGGGCATCCGTCATGTTTGGAACATCTGCATAGTACACCTGAACCACCACAATACCTAAAACAAAGGAGAGTATTATGGCTTTAGCACTTCTTCCTTGGGGCATCCGTCATGTTTGGAACATCTGCATAGTACACCTGAACCACCACAATACCTAAAACAAAGGAGAGTATTATGGCTTTAGCACTTCTTCCTTGGGGCATCCGTCATGTTTGGAACATCTGCATAACAGATGTCATCCAAGGATGAGTTAAGTATCGAGAGTGTAGGCACTAACGAACTATACATTCTCATAATTTAGTTTTGATTGGgcataaaataaacaaatgcAATGTTGTTTTGGGAACTACTTTAACTCAACACTAACATTTAGGGATAGAAACCTATTAGTCATATATATTTTGTATCATTTGTACCATTGTGTATTGAGTTTAGCCTAATAGATCTATACGACCCTTTTGTATTCTCGACCCAtttctcatgtatatatatatatatatatatatatatatatatatatatatatatatatatatatatatatatatatatatttgttattcTCAATGAAGTTAGCAAAGGGAAAACAATTGCttttatggtatcagagcagtgatTTACtttctgtcacaactagcattttagctaggaaattatgttttcatgtaaacatcaactcttgtaaaacttgtaatctAAGTGAATATCATGTTCTATACTCAATCAAAAACATCTATTTGAATCCAAACTCCTGAGTAAAGTCCAAAACCTAATTTAATACGACTTAGATACTCAATTGTtggtttgaaaccctaataaccaggTTCACCTCAGGATGGACCaagattctcttattgggcctaatggacccaTAAACCTTTCATTTGATGATTTTGGGCCAATGGACCCCATttggactctaattggacccatattctTCAAACCATAGcatttgggccatgttgggcttAAAATTACTCACTTTGTTATCATGGGCCATGATGGGTCGTAAACCACTCTAGTGGACCAtgatgggccgtaaacccatcttTTTATTTTAATTGGGTCGTAAACCCCATCCCTTTACcacctttgggccgtaaaccctcaaaAAGGGCCTAATGGGCCGGGAACCATCAATATGGGCCTCACAATTTCGAACATAATCAAGAAAAAGGCCCAAACTCCTCTTCTCTTCTCTTTCCCTCTCATTCTCGGCccacaataaaaaaaacaaaattagggTGAAATAGAGCTTGACACCTCATATTTGTCTAGTGGATATCCATGCAAAATTTACATGTATCAAAGCAAACTTCTTATCACTCTCTTCATAAGTCAACTCTCCATCTTCCCACCTCTCTCTACCTCTCAGCCACTCTCTCCCTCTCCATCCTCATTCATCATTTCAAATCCAACTCATTTTCTCTCAACCTTCAACATTCTCCCACCCTCTATCTCTCTAAAATTTCATGAGAGCGTGTGTGTGTGCTTCAAGAACTCTTCATCAAATATCATCATTTTGGTAAGTTATTCTTTCATCAAAGTGTTTAAGTTCATTTTTGTAAAGCCCCGTTCTTAGAAGTACTTATTtatgagtccccgggatttaagaggaagggtattttggtccttttatggGAAAAGTGGAAAAAGAAGGCCAAATATGAAGAATGGGACacgctgagtacgcccagcgtaggctgggttacgcccagcgtaggctgggttacgcccagcgtaagtgagtaaatggacgcgggtgcaaggtcgagtacgcccaacgtattagaggtacgcccggcgtactctcagagtcttaaaaccctaatttgagggtaagccactataaaaggaacataatggctcaaaccctagcctcattatcagtctccccaacctcagagaaaccctagaacaacTCTCCATTCCTTTttgtgagatcttgaccttgggaaTCTCATTTTGGTAGcttaagcttggaagaggaaaggaGGGaattgtcaaagaaggagttgagtggctggagcttatagatctggaaagatatcatcctttggagcctatctgaggtataaagcttcttgcttgacatttaTATTgtatagatctaagtgttgtga encodes:
- the LOC111901708 gene encoding E3 ubiquitin ligase BIG BROTHER-related, which gives rise to MSRSMDLHNHYLNSRFPDEIPENLIEFFQDDDGLSYEEALLQQESMYQSFQERDKNKKMAAIDDDIIYLCHLLQEEEEEGDEEEEEGECSRHEGVMTQEAIDEALARSLQELGEGFDDIIISEHSGTASGSTQSPIATPSRAHAERLNSVQDSIDPDSMQYEELLHLAEAIGVENRGISATRISQLPTSKYGYKLFSKNKKKEENCVICQSEFNFGERLIKLPCLHQYHTKCISEWLKMKKNCPICQKEVV